One genomic segment of Candidatus Zixiibacteriota bacterium includes these proteins:
- the rpoC gene encoding DNA-directed RNA polymerase subunit beta', with the protein MAFPARSQKRPSDFAAIRIQLASPETIRSWSYGEVTKPETINYRSFKPERDGLFCERIFGPVKDWECNCGKYKRIRFRGIVCDRCGVEVTQSKVRRERMGHIDLAVPVTHIWYVKSTPSRIGYLLDLSIRDLERVIYYENYVIVDPGDTARREGDLLTEEEHQELTASGKEFQAAMGAPAVEALLRRIDTEELSLSLRAQVKVETSAQRKKDTLKRLRVIEAFRQSQNHPEWMILKTLPVIPPDLRPLVPLEGGRFATSDLNDLYRRVINRNNRLKKLIEIKAPDVILRNEKRMLQEAVDALLDNGRRTQSVRGDSRRPLKSLSDLLKGKQGRFRQNLLGKRVDYSGRSVIVVGPELKLHQCGLPKNMALELFKPFIIMKLEEKGYVQTVKSAKRLVERERPEVWDILEEIIDEHPVLLNRAPTLHRLGVQAFYPVLVEGKAIRLHPLVCAAFNADFDGDQMAVHIPLSFEAQLEARMLMFSTNNILSPSSGRPIATPSQDIVLGCYYLTKDRPGEKGEGMRFASTEEALMAYEFGEIGLHAAIEVRFNGERIKTTCGRLIFNDVLPKELGVFNEVATKSKLESLVLQAYRSVGPHRTAEFLDSLKNLGFSYATRAGVTIAIDDMIIPPEKRELIEATEKEVAKVVRQYERGVITNGERYNKIIDLWTHTTNELSEILFECLKEDRHGFNPVYMMADSGARGSKEQIRQLAGLRGLMAKPQKKITGQIGEIIESPILSNFREGLTVMEYFISTHGARKGLADTALKTADAGYLTRRLVDVAQDVIINEVDCGTILGINISALKEGEEVIESLEDRILGRVALDSVHDPITGAVLVQAGSEIAESEAEAIDETGLDSVRIRSVLTCESRQGVCANCYGRNLATGEMVDLGEAVGVIAAQSIGEPGTQLTLRTFHIGGTAARIAEQSRVVAKSPGAVVLKDVKTVDGPEGRPIVVNRDGELQVVDAQRRVRSRYSVPYAASLLVGDGSMVERESVLFEWDPYTSTILTDVPGIARFEDIIDGLTLREELDDTTGLRQRVVVEPRERGDRIPLPKIIILNPKNRVEPIASYSIPTGAHLAVHDGDVLSAGAALVKIPREISKTRDITGGLPRVAELFEARKPRDPAVVTEIDGIVEFGKIVRGQQQILVHGENEEIKEYLIPHGKHMHVHPGDRVHAGDRLCEGSIDPHDILRIKGVNEVQEYLVNEIQEVYRLQGVKINDKHIEVIVRQMLQKVRIDSAGDTDFLEGEVVDKHVFRDENESVQAEGGEPATFQPLLLGITKASLSTESFISAASFQETTKVLTEAAVSGKTDTLKGLKENVIIGHLIPAGTGLETYRGVEIPPEEMPFEDSAATEPELSIFQEDM; encoded by the coding sequence GTGGCTTTCCCGGCTCGATCGCAGAAACGCCCATCGGATTTTGCGGCCATCCGCATACAATTGGCTTCGCCCGAGACGATCCGTTCATGGTCGTACGGCGAGGTCACCAAGCCGGAGACGATCAATTACCGGTCGTTCAAACCGGAGCGTGATGGTCTGTTCTGCGAGCGCATCTTCGGCCCGGTCAAGGACTGGGAGTGCAACTGCGGCAAGTACAAACGCATCCGCTTCCGCGGGATCGTCTGTGACCGTTGCGGCGTGGAGGTGACGCAGTCGAAGGTGCGACGCGAGCGGATGGGGCACATCGACCTGGCGGTCCCGGTCACACACATCTGGTATGTCAAGTCGACGCCCTCGCGCATCGGTTACCTGCTCGATCTGTCGATCCGCGATCTAGAGCGCGTCATCTACTACGAGAACTACGTCATCGTGGACCCCGGCGACACGGCGCGCCGCGAGGGTGATCTTCTCACCGAGGAGGAACACCAGGAGCTGACGGCCTCCGGAAAGGAATTCCAGGCGGCGATGGGTGCTCCGGCGGTCGAGGCGCTGCTCCGACGCATCGACACCGAGGAACTGTCGCTGTCTTTGCGCGCGCAGGTCAAAGTGGAGACGTCGGCGCAACGCAAGAAAGACACCTTGAAACGACTGCGCGTGATCGAGGCCTTTCGCCAATCGCAGAATCACCCGGAGTGGATGATCCTGAAGACCCTTCCGGTTATTCCTCCCGATCTGCGTCCGTTGGTTCCGCTCGAGGGCGGACGCTTTGCGACCTCGGATTTGAATGACCTCTACCGACGCGTCATCAATCGGAACAACCGTCTGAAGAAGCTGATCGAGATCAAGGCGCCGGACGTCATCTTGCGCAATGAGAAGCGGATGCTGCAGGAAGCGGTCGATGCGTTGTTGGACAATGGCCGTCGGACGCAGTCGGTGCGGGGTGATTCCCGCCGTCCGCTGAAATCGCTCTCCGATCTGCTCAAAGGCAAACAGGGGCGCTTCCGCCAGAACCTGCTGGGCAAGCGCGTCGATTACTCCGGCCGCTCGGTGATCGTGGTCGGCCCGGAACTCAAGCTGCACCAGTGCGGCCTGCCCAAGAACATGGCGCTGGAGCTCTTCAAGCCCTTCATCATCATGAAACTGGAAGAGAAGGGGTACGTCCAGACCGTCAAATCGGCCAAGCGGCTGGTGGAGCGCGAGCGGCCCGAGGTCTGGGACATTCTCGAAGAGATCATCGACGAGCATCCGGTGCTGCTGAACCGGGCCCCGACACTGCACCGCCTGGGCGTGCAGGCGTTCTACCCGGTTCTGGTCGAGGGCAAGGCGATCCGTCTGCATCCGCTCGTGTGCGCCGCGTTCAATGCCGACTTCGACGGCGACCAGATGGCCGTGCACATTCCGTTGTCCTTCGAGGCGCAACTGGAAGCGCGCATGCTGATGTTCTCGACGAACAACATCCTGTCGCCCTCCTCCGGGCGGCCGATCGCCACGCCGTCGCAGGACATCGTGCTCGGGTGCTACTACTTGACCAAGGATCGGCCCGGCGAAAAGGGCGAGGGGATGCGCTTTGCCTCGACCGAAGAGGCGCTGATGGCCTACGAGTTCGGCGAGATCGGCCTCCATGCCGCCATCGAGGTGCGCTTCAACGGCGAGCGCATCAAGACGACGTGCGGGCGGCTCATCTTCAACGACGTACTGCCCAAAGAACTGGGCGTCTTTAATGAGGTGGCCACCAAGTCGAAGCTCGAGTCCCTGGTGCTGCAGGCGTACCGATCGGTCGGTCCGCACCGCACGGCCGAGTTCCTCGATTCGTTGAAGAATCTCGGGTTCTCGTATGCCACCCGTGCCGGCGTGACCATCGCCATCGACGACATGATCATTCCCCCCGAGAAGCGGGAATTGATCGAGGCCACGGAGAAGGAAGTCGCCAAGGTCGTGCGGCAATACGAGCGCGGCGTGATCACGAACGGGGAGCGCTACAACAAGATCATCGATTTGTGGACACACACGACCAACGAGCTGTCCGAGATCCTGTTCGAGTGCCTGAAGGAGGACCGTCACGGCTTCAATCCGGTCTACATGATGGCGGATTCCGGAGCGCGCGGTTCCAAGGAGCAGATCCGGCAGTTGGCGGGATTACGCGGATTGATGGCCAAACCCCAGAAGAAGATCACCGGGCAGATCGGTGAGATCATCGAGTCGCCGATTCTGTCCAATTTCCGCGAAGGGCTCACCGTGATGGAGTACTTCATTTCCACGCACGGAGCCCGCAAGGGGCTGGCGGACACGGCGCTGAAAACGGCGGACGCCGGGTATCTGACGCGGCGGCTGGTGGACGTGGCCCAGGACGTCATCATCAACGAGGTCGACTGCGGTACGATCCTGGGGATCAACATCTCCGCGTTGAAAGAGGGCGAGGAAGTCATCGAATCGCTGGAAGACCGCATCCTCGGCCGCGTGGCGCTGGACAGCGTGCATGATCCGATCACCGGCGCGGTCCTGGTCCAGGCGGGCTCTGAGATTGCCGAGAGCGAAGCCGAAGCGATCGATGAAACCGGTTTGGACTCGGTCCGCATCCGTTCGGTGCTCACCTGTGAGTCGCGTCAGGGTGTCTGCGCCAACTGTTATGGTCGCAACCTGGCGACGGGGGAGATGGTGGATCTGGGTGAGGCGGTGGGGGTCATCGCCGCGCAGTCGATCGGTGAACCGGGGACCCAGTTGACGCTGCGCACGTTCCACATCGGCGGGACCGCGGCTCGCATCGCCGAGCAGTCGCGGGTCGTGGCGAAGTCGCCGGGAGCGGTCGTGCTGAAGGATGTGAAGACGGTCGACGGCCCGGAGGGGCGGCCGATCGTGGTCAACCGGGACGGCGAATTGCAGGTGGTCGACGCCCAAAGGCGGGTGCGTTCCCGCTACAGCGTTCCCTATGCGGCGTCGCTCCTGGTCGGCGATGGCAGCATGGTCGAGCGGGAAAGCGTGCTGTTTGAGTGGGACCCTTACACGTCGACGATTCTGACCGACGTGCCCGGCATCGCGCGTTTCGAGGACATCATCGATGGGTTGACGTTGCGCGAGGAGCTGGACGACACGACCGGATTGCGTCAGCGTGTCGTCGTTGAACCCCGGGAGCGCGGTGATCGCATTCCGCTGCCGAAGATCATCATTCTCAATCCGAAGAACCGGGTGGAGCCGATCGCCTCCTATTCGATTCCCACCGGCGCGCACCTGGCGGTGCACGACGGCGATGTGCTCTCGGCCGGTGCGGCTCTGGTCAAGATCCCGCGCGAAATCTCCAAGACGCGCGACATCACCGGCGGGCTGCCGCGCGTGGCGGAGCTGTTTGAAGCGCGCAAGCCGCGCGATCCGGCGGTCGTCACGGAGATCGACGGCATCGTGGAGTTCGGCAAGATCGTGCGCGGCCAGCAGCAGATTCTGGTGCATGGGGAAAACGAGGAAATCAAAGAGTATCTGATCCCCCACGGCAAGCACATGCATGTGCACCCCGGCGACCGGGTGCATGCTGGCGATCGCCTGTGCGAGGGTTCCATTGATCCCCACGACATCCTGCGGATCAAAGGCGTCAATGAGGTGCAGGAATACTTGGTCAATGAAATCCAGGAGGTCTACCGTCTGCAGGGCGTGAAGATCAACGACAAACACATCGAAGTGATCGTCCGCCAGATGCTGCAGAAGGTGCGGATCGACTCGGCCGGGGACACCGACTTCCTCGAAGGTGAAGTGGTCGACAAGCACGTGTTCCGCGACGAGAACGAGTCGGTGCAGGCCGAAGGGGGCGAGCCCGCCACATTCCAGCCGTTGCTTCTGGGGATCACGAAGGCCTCGCTGTCGACCGAGTCGTTCATTTCGGCGGCCTCGTTCCAAGAGACGACCAAAGTCCTGACGGAGGCGGCGGTGTCGGGGAAGACGGATACGCTGAAGGGGTTGAAGGAGAACGTCATCATCGGACACCTGATTCCCGCGGGGACCGGATTGGAGACCTACCGCGGGGTCGAGATCCCGCCGGAAGAGATGCCGTTTGAAGACAGCGCGGCGACGGAGCCGGAGTTGAGCATCTTTCAGGAGGACATGTAG
- the rpsL gene encoding 30S ribosomal protein S12, with protein sequence MPTINQLIRKGRRRIVVKSGTPALKRSPQKRGVCTRVYTSTPKKPNSALRKVARVRLTNRIDVTAYIPGEGHNLQEHSIVLIRGGRVKDLPGVRYHIVRGTLDSAGVNDRKRSRSKYGTKRPKK encoded by the coding sequence TTGCCGACCATCAACCAGTTGATCCGTAAGGGGCGCCGCCGAATCGTGGTGAAGTCGGGGACGCCGGCGTTGAAGCGGAGTCCGCAGAAGCGCGGGGTCTGCACGCGCGTGTACACGTCGACGCCCAAGAAGCCGAATTCCGCCTTGCGCAAGGTCGCCCGCGTGCGGCTGACCAACCGTATCGACGTGACCGCGTACATTCCCGGCGAGGGACACAACTTGCAGGAGCACTCGATTGTCCTGATCCGTGGGGGGCGTGTCAAGGACCTGCCCGGCGTGCGCTACCACATCGTCCGCGGCACGCTCGACTCCGCCGGGGTGAATGATCGCAAGCGCAGTCGGTCCAAGTACGGCACCAAGCGGCCGAAGAAGTAA